A single window of Streptomyces xanthii DNA harbors:
- a CDS encoding serine hydrolase domain-containing protein yields the protein MTTSPVSPVPQASPEELLPSTRRALLHRVAVAQSEGRAPSLVAAVARDGALVWTGSRTSVDGHGPDENVQYRIGSITKTFTAVLVLRLRDEGLLDLADPLEKHLPGTGAGEVTIAELLAHTGGLAAETPGEWWERSSAELRPTLGEVLGEQPFRHPVGRRHHYSNPGYTLLGSLVEKLRGAPWAEVLQREVLDPLGLTRTSAEPQAPHAGGWAVHPYADVMLPEPSQDLGLMAAAGQLWSTTRDLAVFAAFLVAGEERVLGAESLREMRAPAAPTLPGDWGASYGLGVQVARRDGRTLVGHSGSLPGFVAGLWLCEEEGLVAVTLANCTSGVPAASVAAELLAIVADAEPRIPEPWRPLPEVDASVLELAGPWYWGTQVVALRLSDGDGVTLGPVAGGGRSSRFRTNGDGTWTGLDGYYAGEVLRAVRRPDGAVSHLDLGSFMFTREPYATDAPVPGGVDPEGWRGIPR from the coding sequence ATGACGACATCGCCGGTCTCCCCGGTACCCCAGGCATCCCCGGAAGAACTGCTGCCCTCCACGCGGCGCGCGCTGCTGCACCGCGTCGCCGTGGCCCAGAGCGAGGGGCGCGCACCGTCACTCGTCGCCGCGGTCGCCCGGGACGGCGCCCTGGTGTGGACGGGATCGCGGACCTCCGTGGACGGACACGGGCCCGACGAGAACGTGCAGTACAGGATCGGCTCGATCACCAAGACGTTCACCGCCGTCCTCGTGCTGCGACTGCGTGACGAGGGCCTTCTCGACCTGGCCGATCCGCTGGAGAAGCATCTGCCCGGCACCGGCGCGGGCGAGGTGACCATCGCCGAACTCCTGGCGCACACCGGTGGGTTGGCGGCCGAGACGCCGGGTGAGTGGTGGGAGCGGTCGTCGGCCGAGCTCCGGCCCACGCTGGGCGAGGTCCTCGGCGAGCAGCCGTTCCGGCACCCGGTGGGCCGGCGTCACCACTACTCCAATCCCGGCTACACGCTGCTGGGTTCACTGGTCGAGAAGCTGCGCGGGGCGCCCTGGGCCGAGGTGCTCCAGCGGGAGGTCCTCGACCCGCTCGGCCTCACCCGCACCAGCGCCGAGCCGCAGGCCCCGCACGCCGGGGGATGGGCCGTGCACCCTTACGCCGATGTGATGCTGCCCGAACCCAGCCAGGACCTGGGACTGATGGCGGCAGCAGGGCAACTGTGGTCGACCACCCGCGACCTGGCTGTCTTCGCCGCGTTCCTCGTGGCCGGTGAAGAGCGCGTGCTCGGGGCGGAATCGCTGCGCGAGATGCGGGCTCCGGCCGCTCCGACGCTGCCCGGCGACTGGGGCGCCTCGTACGGACTCGGGGTGCAGGTGGCGCGCCGGGACGGGCGCACGCTCGTGGGGCACAGCGGGTCGCTGCCCGGGTTCGTGGCCGGGCTGTGGCTCTGCGAGGAGGAGGGACTCGTGGCCGTCACGCTGGCCAACTGCACCTCGGGCGTTCCCGCCGCGTCCGTCGCCGCGGAGCTCCTGGCGATCGTGGCCGACGCCGAGCCGAGGATCCCCGAGCCGTGGCGGCCCCTCCCCGAAGTGGACGCCTCTGTCCTGGAGCTGGCCGGACCCTGGTACTGGGGCACCCAGGTGGTGGCGCTCCGCCTATCCGACGGCGACGGAGTCACCCTGGGCCCCGTGGCCGGCGGCGGACGCAGCTCCCGCTTCCGGACGAACGGCGACGGCACCTGGACCGGGCTCGACGGCTACTACGCCGGAGAGGTCCTGCGGGCCGTACGGCGGCCGGACGGCGCGGTGAGCCATCTCGACCTCGGATCGTTCATGTTCACGCGCGAGCCGTACGCCACGGACGCGCCGGTGCCCGGCGGGGTGGACCCGGAGGGCTGGCGCGGCATCCCGCGGTGA
- a CDS encoding TetR/AcrR family transcriptional regulator, which translates to MLVWERPEPAERPVPAPLSRERIVRAAIRLADADGLDAVSLRKVATVLDVRPMRLYGYIDSKDELLDLMVDAAHAEIRPTGDGWREVLRSLAESTRHTAHRHEWLADLLGGRPQFGPHALATGECVVAALDEVDVDAVMPLVAAVNAYVIGAVRREIADRRAERATGMDEKRWQASLGPYLERTFATGRFPALATVVHDAAHLDADATFHIGLDCLLDGIAARLAK; encoded by the coding sequence ATGTTGGTGTGGGAGAGGCCGGAGCCGGCGGAACGACCGGTCCCGGCCCCGCTGAGCAGGGAACGGATCGTGCGCGCGGCGATCCGGTTGGCCGACGCGGACGGCCTGGACGCGGTGTCGCTGCGCAAGGTCGCCACCGTGCTCGACGTCCGGCCGATGCGGCTGTACGGCTACATCGACAGCAAGGACGAACTGCTCGACCTGATGGTCGACGCCGCGCATGCCGAGATCCGGCCGACCGGAGACGGCTGGCGTGAGGTTCTCAGGTCCCTCGCCGAATCCACCCGGCACACCGCGCACAGGCACGAATGGCTCGCCGATCTCCTGGGCGGCCGGCCCCAGTTCGGGCCGCACGCGCTGGCCACCGGGGAGTGCGTGGTCGCAGCCCTGGACGAGGTCGACGTGGACGCCGTCATGCCGCTGGTCGCCGCGGTCAACGCGTACGTGATCGGGGCGGTGCGCCGGGAGATCGCCGACCGGCGTGCCGAGCGGGCCACCGGGATGGACGAGAAGCGCTGGCAGGCCTCCCTCGGTCCTTACCTGGAACGGACCTTCGCCACCGGCCGCTTCCCCGCCCTGGCCACGGTGGTGCACGATGCCGCCCACCTGGACGCCGACGCCACCTTCCACATCGGCCTCGACTGCCTGCTCGACGGCATCGCGGCCCGCCTCGCGAAGTGA
- a CDS encoding FAD-dependent oxidoreductase, translated as MSIAIVGAGLGGLALARVLHVNGIEAVVYEREASRHARGQGGMLDIHSGQRALREAGLIDEFHTIARGEGQDMRLLEPDGTLLLQEDTPDDAPLDRPEVDRADLRALLLDSLPEGTVRWGHAFTSAGDGLLRFADGARAPYDLLVGADGAHSRVRPLLTDARPAHLGQNVVEIGIPDVDRTHPDLAAMVGRGTYWVLGDGKSLAAQRNGDGRVRIGLTFHGTAENWFATSGIPLDDPAGARARLIELLPGWDARFTALIEACDDTVVPRSLYTLPVGLTWPSAPDVTLVGDAAHLMPPVGEGANMALLDGAELGLALAAHPGDFAAAVRTYEREMFERTGAAARMSTDLQNMLTAPDAARKMLAFFQPG; from the coding sequence ATGAGCATCGCGATCGTCGGAGCCGGGCTGGGCGGCCTGGCCCTGGCCCGGGTCCTGCATGTGAACGGCATCGAGGCCGTCGTCTACGAGCGGGAGGCGTCCCGCCACGCGCGCGGACAGGGCGGCATGCTCGACATCCACTCGGGGCAGCGGGCGCTGCGCGAGGCAGGACTCATCGACGAGTTCCACACGATCGCCCGTGGCGAGGGTCAGGACATGCGTCTGCTCGAACCGGACGGCACGCTGCTTCTCCAGGAGGACACCCCCGACGACGCCCCGCTCGACCGGCCCGAGGTGGACCGTGCCGATCTGCGCGCTCTGCTGCTGGATTCCCTGCCCGAGGGCACGGTGCGCTGGGGACACGCGTTCACGTCCGCCGGCGACGGCCTGCTGCGCTTCGCGGACGGTGCCCGCGCGCCGTACGACCTGCTGGTCGGCGCGGACGGCGCGCACTCACGGGTCCGCCCGCTGCTCACCGACGCCCGGCCGGCACACCTCGGCCAGAACGTCGTGGAGATCGGCATCCCCGACGTCGACCGCACGCACCCCGACCTCGCGGCGATGGTCGGACGCGGCACCTACTGGGTGCTCGGCGACGGAAAGTCCCTGGCGGCGCAGCGCAACGGCGACGGCCGCGTCCGCATCGGCCTCACCTTCCACGGCACCGCCGAGAACTGGTTCGCCACCAGCGGGATACCGCTCGACGATCCGGCCGGGGCCCGGGCGCGGCTGATCGAGCTGCTCCCCGGCTGGGACGCACGGTTCACCGCGCTGATCGAGGCCTGTGACGACACAGTCGTCCCGCGGTCCCTCTACACACTCCCGGTCGGTCTGACCTGGCCGTCCGCACCGGACGTCACGCTGGTCGGCGATGCCGCGCATCTGATGCCGCCGGTGGGAGAGGGCGCCAACATGGCGCTGCTCGACGGCGCCGAGCTCGGCCTCGCGCTGGCCGCGCACCCGGGCGACTTCGCCGCGGCGGTCAGGACGTACGAGCGTGAGATGTTCGAGCGGACCGGCGCCGCCGCCCGGATGTCCACGGACCTCCAGAACATGCTGACGGCGCCGGACGCCGCACGGAAGATGCTCGCTTTCTTCCAGCCCGGCTGA
- the dnaB gene encoding replicative DNA helicase codes for MSISEPLDDPWADSGPSDRLPPTRRRRDGGRGPGDQHERGREEGGWDEGPATFERVPPQDLDAEQSVLGGMLLSKDAIADVVEVLKAADFYKPAHETIFQAILDVYAKGEPADPITIAAELTKRGEINKVGGASYLHTLVQTVPTAANAEYYAEIVHERAVLRRLVEAGTRITQMGYAADDEVDEIVNKAQAEIYAVTEQRTSEDYLPLGDIMEGALDEIEAIGSRSGEMTGVPTGFTDFDSLTNGLHPGQMIVIAARPAMGKSTLALDFARAASIKHNLPSVIFSLEMGRNEIAMRLLSAEARVALHHMRSGTMTDEDWTRLARRMPEVSAAPLYIDDSPNLSMMEIRAKCRRLKQRNDIKLVIIDYLQLMQAGGSKRSESRQQEVSDMSRNLKLLAKELEVPVIALSQLNRGPEQRTDKKPMVSDLRESGSIEQDADMVILLHREDAYEKESPRAGEADIIVGKHRNGPTATITVAFQGHYSRFVDMAQT; via the coding sequence GTGAGTATCTCCGAGCCATTGGACGACCCCTGGGCCGACAGCGGTCCGAGTGATCGTCTGCCCCCCACCCGCCGCCGGCGGGACGGCGGCCGAGGTCCGGGGGACCAGCACGAGCGAGGCCGGGAAGAAGGTGGCTGGGACGAGGGTCCCGCCACCTTCGAGCGCGTTCCGCCGCAGGACCTCGACGCCGAGCAGTCCGTGCTCGGCGGCATGCTCCTGTCGAAGGACGCGATCGCCGACGTCGTCGAGGTCCTCAAGGCGGCGGACTTCTACAAACCCGCCCATGAAACGATCTTTCAGGCGATTCTCGACGTCTACGCCAAGGGCGAGCCGGCCGACCCGATCACCATCGCCGCCGAACTCACCAAGCGTGGCGAGATCAACAAGGTGGGTGGCGCCTCCTATCTGCACACCCTCGTCCAGACGGTGCCGACGGCTGCGAACGCCGAGTACTACGCGGAGATCGTCCACGAGCGCGCGGTCCTGCGGCGCCTGGTCGAGGCGGGCACGCGCATCACGCAGATGGGATACGCGGCCGACGACGAGGTCGACGAGATCGTCAACAAGGCGCAGGCCGAGATCTACGCGGTCACCGAGCAGCGCACCAGCGAGGACTACCTCCCGCTCGGCGACATCATGGAGGGCGCCCTCGACGAGATCGAGGCGATCGGCTCGCGCAGCGGCGAGATGACCGGTGTGCCGACCGGCTTCACCGACTTCGACTCGCTGACCAACGGCCTGCACCCCGGCCAGATGATCGTCATCGCCGCCCGCCCCGCGATGGGCAAGTCGACGCTCGCCCTGGACTTCGCGCGCGCGGCATCCATCAAGCACAACCTGCCGAGCGTCATCTTCTCCCTCGAAATGGGGCGCAACGAGATCGCGATGCGTCTGCTGTCGGCCGAGGCGCGGGTGGCCCTGCACCACATGCGCTCCGGCACGATGACCGACGAGGACTGGACGCGCCTCGCGCGCCGGATGCCCGAGGTCTCGGCGGCCCCGCTCTACATCGACGACTCGCCGAACCTGTCGATGATGGAGATCCGCGCGAAGTGCCGCCGCCTCAAGCAGCGCAACGACATCAAGCTCGTGATCATCGACTACCTGCAGCTGATGCAGGCCGGTGGTTCCAAGCGTTCCGAGAGCCGTCAGCAGGAAGTCTCGGACATGTCGCGAAACCTGAAGCTGCTCGCCAAGGAGCTCGAGGTCCCGGTCATCGCGCTCTCGCAGCTGAACCGTGGTCCCGAGCAGCGCACGGACAAGAAGCCGATGGTGTCCGACCTGCGTGAGTCCGGCTCCATCGAGCAGGACGCGGACATGGTCATCCTGCTGCACCGCGAGGACGCCTACGAGAAGGAGTCGCCGCGCGCGGGCGAGGCCGACATCATCGTCGGCAAGCACCGTAACGGCCCGACGGCCACGATCACCGTCGCCTTCCAGGGCCACTACTCCCGCTTCGTGGACATGGCGCAGACCTGA